One window of the Pedobacter ginsengisoli genome contains the following:
- a CDS encoding TetR/AcrR family transcriptional regulator, which translates to MGSKERIARLKEETRLNILDAALDIVKDEGWQSLSMRKIADKIEYTAPIIYEYFANKEGILLELTRKGYIILAGEVRAARDKHDTPEVQLEAMWVAYWNFAFKYKELYQLMFGVDMNCCELKKKMPEAELSDDLIWDVIEKVITVENPTEDFVCRKYYTFWSIIHGLISINLVNKGRDAEMNQRILKDAIRGIIKYINE; encoded by the coding sequence ATGGGAAGTAAAGAGCGCATAGCAAGATTAAAAGAGGAAACAAGACTCAATATCCTTGATGCTGCCTTAGACATAGTGAAGGATGAGGGATGGCAATCATTAAGTATGAGAAAGATTGCAGATAAGATTGAATACACTGCCCCAATTATTTATGAATATTTTGCCAATAAAGAAGGAATATTACTTGAACTGACCCGTAAAGGATATATTATTCTGGCCGGAGAGGTTAGAGCTGCAAGAGACAAACACGATACGCCTGAGGTTCAGTTAGAGGCAATGTGGGTAGCATACTGGAATTTTGCATTTAAATATAAAGAGCTTTATCAGCTGATGTTTGGTGTAGATATGAACTGTTGTGAGTTGAAGAAAAAGATGCCGGAGGCAGAACTTTCTGATGACCTGATCTGGGATGTAATAGAGAAGGTAATTACAGTAGAAAACCCAACTGAAGATTTTGTTTGCAGAAAGTACTATACCTTTTGGTCAATCATTCACGGCTTAATTTCAATTAACCTTGTAAACAAGGGCCGTGATGCAGAGATGAACCAGCGTATTTTAAAAGATGCCATCAGAGGAATCATAAAATATATAAACGAATAA
- a CDS encoding TolC family protein, producing MKKYINTLAPFLILVILAGCKVSKDVAIPKAAIPESFRNASTADTSSIGSISVKDFFTEEGVQRLIDTALLRNYDMQIALKNIESAEVLFKQSKLGNIPELTLQVTANANRPSDNSLNGLSAGQFLKTNVIQDYNANLGLAWEADIWGKIKSRKQAALATYLQTAEARKAIQTRVIANVAQGYYRLLMMDAQMAVAKKNLLLNDSTLRIIHMQFDAGQVTSLAIQQAEAQQLVAAQLIPELEQNITIQENALRILTGQLPGAVERLATLEKTSIPTQLPAGIPSAMVSRRPDVKSAELSLNVANAKVGIAKASMYPSLSITASGGLNSFKASNWFNIPASLFGVVAGGVTQPIFQRKQLKSQYEIAKIDREKVVLEFRQSVLNAVGEVSDELVKIEKLKLQYDISAKRVTTLHEAVKNANLLFKNGMASYLEVITAQSNSLQSELELAAIKTAQLNASVELYRSLGGGI from the coding sequence ATGAAAAAGTATATAAATACATTGGCTCCGTTCCTAATTTTAGTAATACTTGCCGGATGTAAAGTTTCTAAAGATGTAGCCATACCAAAGGCTGCAATTCCTGAATCGTTCAGGAATGCCAGTACTGCTGATACAAGTAGTATTGGCAGTATTTCAGTAAAGGATTTCTTTACTGAAGAGGGTGTACAAAGACTGATAGACACTGCATTATTAAGAAATTATGATATGCAGATTGCCTTAAAAAATATTGAATCGGCAGAGGTATTGTTTAAACAATCTAAACTGGGCAATATTCCGGAACTGACTTTGCAGGTAACTGCAAATGCCAATCGCCCGTCTGATAATAGTTTAAATGGATTAAGTGCTGGTCAGTTTTTAAAAACCAATGTTATTCAGGATTACAATGCTAACCTGGGTTTGGCTTGGGAAGCCGATATATGGGGTAAAATAAAAAGCCGTAAACAGGCAGCCCTTGCAACATATCTGCAAACTGCCGAGGCCAGAAAGGCTATTCAAACAAGAGTGATAGCAAATGTTGCCCAAGGCTATTACAGATTGTTAATGATGGATGCCCAAATGGCTGTAGCTAAAAAGAATCTATTGTTAAACGACAGTACATTGCGTATTATACATATGCAGTTTGATGCCGGACAGGTAACTTCTTTGGCTATACAACAGGCAGAAGCTCAGCAACTGGTAGCTGCACAATTGATTCCTGAACTTGAACAAAACATTACCATTCAGGAAAATGCATTGCGCATCCTTACCGGTCAGTTGCCTGGTGCGGTTGAGCGTTTAGCTACGCTCGAAAAAACAAGTATTCCAACACAATTGCCTGCAGGTATTCCTTCGGCAATGGTTAGTAGAAGACCCGATGTGAAAAGTGCTGAATTGTCTTTAAATGTTGCCAATGCAAAGGTTGGAATTGCTAAAGCCAGCATGTATCCATCATTAAGTATTACTGCAAGCGGTGGCCTTAATTCGTTTAAAGCCAGCAACTGGTTTAATATTCCTGCATCATTATTTGGTGTTGTAGCCGGCGGGGTTACCCAACCTATATTTCAGCGCAAGCAATTGAAAAGCCAGTATGAAATTGCCAAAATAGATCGCGAAAAGGTAGTGCTTGAATTCAGACAATCTGTTCTTAATGCTGTAGGCGAGGTATCTGATGAGTTGGTTAAAATTGAGAAGCTAAAACTGCAATACGATATTTCTGCTAAACGGGTAACTACATTACACGAGGCTGTAAAAAATGCCAACCTATTGTTTAAAAATGGAATGGCAAGCTATTTAGAAGTAATTACAGCTCAAAGTAATTCGTTGCAAAGCGAACTTGAACTGGCAGCTATTAAAACTGCGCAGCTAAATGCATCAGTAGAATTGTACCGTTCTCTTGGAGGCGGAATATAA
- a CDS encoding LacI family DNA-binding transcriptional regulator, which produces MNNSVTLKDIAKALNLSISTISKSLNDSYEISVDTKQKVLAYAQKHHYSPNRLAKGLKEGKSRSIGIVVCSLDNNVIAQMLDGIDTVSADNSYQIIIMQSKESQKQEAACIELLYSGGVDGILISPACETVDFSYLRSLQESGLPIVLFDRLSDQIDTHKVGADNFQGAYDATMHLIKNGYKNIAHLNTNTTLSIATERLNGYKQALMDSEITYRPELLRSCDYSDTQKLNSDLREAILYFMSLPDKPDAIFTATDQISTRCLTLLNKLGYHIPTDIALIGFTNTDLAEALSPALSTVHQPAFEMGQLAAKKLISLIESKVHDQEYETVMLETYIQARASTQSKD; this is translated from the coding sequence ATGAACAATAGCGTTACCTTAAAAGACATTGCAAAAGCGCTCAATTTATCTATTTCTACAATATCTAAATCTTTAAACGATAGTTATGAGATTAGTGTTGATACCAAGCAGAAGGTATTGGCATATGCCCAAAAACACCACTATTCGCCAAATCGTTTGGCAAAAGGCCTTAAAGAAGGAAAAAGCAGATCTATTGGTATTGTAGTATGCTCACTGGATAATAATGTGATTGCACAGATGCTGGATGGTATAGATACCGTTAGTGCCGACAATTCGTATCAGATTATTATTATGCAGAGCAAAGAATCTCAAAAGCAAGAGGCAGCATGCATTGAATTACTATACTCTGGTGGTGTTGATGGCATACTGATTTCGCCCGCTTGCGAAACTGTTGATTTTAGCTACTTACGCTCTTTACAGGAAAGCGGATTGCCCATTGTTCTTTTCGACAGACTTAGCGATCAGATAGATACACATAAAGTGGGGGCCGATAATTTCCAGGGTGCTTATGATGCTACAATGCACCTGATAAAAAATGGCTACAAAAATATAGCTCATTTAAACACCAATACAACTTTAAGTATAGCTACCGAACGTTTAAATGGTTATAAACAAGCATTAATGGATAGTGAAATCACTTACAGACCTGAATTACTCAGATCGTGCGACTACTCTGACACGCAAAAGCTTAATTCTGATCTTAGAGAAGCGATTCTGTATTTTATGAGTTTGCCTGATAAACCCGATGCTATTTTTACAGCTACTGATCAGATTAGCACCAGATGCCTTACCCTGCTTAATAAACTGGGTTATCATATTCCTACCGACATTGCTTTAATTGGATTTACCAACACAGATCTTGCCGAGGCATTAAGCCCTGCTTTAAGTACTGTACACCAACCGGCATTTGAAATGGGACAATTGGCAGCAAAAAAACTCATCTCGCTGATAGAAAGTAAAGTTCACGATCAGGAGTACGAAACAGTAATGCTCGAAACTTACATTCAGGCCAGAGCATCTACACAAAGCAAAGATTAA
- a CDS encoding efflux RND transporter permease subunit: MFKIFIQRPVLATVISILLVILGVLSLTKLPLQQFPDIAPPSVLVTANYPGANAETVLRSVAPSLEESINGVENMSYMSSTASNDGTLAITVYFKLGTDPDQAAVNVQNRVAQATSQLPTEVVQQGIITAKQQNSFIMAIGMYTEDESKYDQTFIANYAQINIIPEIKRIPGVGSASIFGGVKDYSMRIWLNPTQMASYHITPNEVMSAIQDKSLEAAPGRFGERSNEVFEYVIKYKGKLTKPEEYENIAIRANEDGSTLRLKDVGRVEFGAYSYNSLTRLNGKKGVVLGIIQLAGSNANEIQIEINKLMEKAAKDFPQGVKHNIFYSTKVALDQSIEQVQHTLIEAFILVFIVVFIFLQDFRSTLIPAIAVPVAILGTFFFMQLFGFSINLLTLFALVLAIGIVVDDAIVVVEAVHAKMEHKRIGAKQATAEAMHEISGAIVSITLVMSAVFLPVGFLEGSTGVFYRQFAFTMATAIIISAINALTLSPALAALFLKDNHAGHSDEPKKGFKEKFFAGFNRSFNSMTDRYIGGLKFLIKNKAVSLIGLAIIVLATVWMVQKTPTGFIPTEDQGFVAIAVNTPSGTSLDGTSKVMKQAEAELGALDASRFVTSITGFNLLTSSTSPSSAVVFVLLKPAKERGKIQDINEIMNLIRGKLGAISGGSFFVFSFPTVPGFSNVEALDLVLQDKTGGKLDKFSGIANGFIGELMKRKEIAVAFTTFKADYPQLQLEVNDEKANQLGVNVRDILQTMQAYFGSAQASDFNRFGKYYRVLVQADIADRADPSAIDRVFVKNKSGEMVPIKTLVKLTRVYGSETASRYNLFNSIQVNAIPKPGFSSGDAINAIQEVAKEQLPAGYGFEFSGQTREEISSSGQSTIVFILCLVFVYFLLAAQYESYILPLAVILSIPTGVLGVFFVIGLTGIENNIYVQVALIMLIGLLAKNAILIVEFAVQRRKAGLTLVSAAIEAAKLRLRPILMTSLAFVVGLFPMSIATGPSAQGNHSISIGAAGGMVSGVVLGLFLIPVLFVIFQHLQEKISSKPAIISDAQDTNGVKVKPESEIIYS; the protein is encoded by the coding sequence ATGTTCAAAATATTTATACAAAGGCCCGTATTAGCTACAGTAATCTCCATATTATTGGTGATACTGGGGGTGCTAAGCCTTACCAAATTGCCGTTACAGCAGTTTCCAGACATTGCGCCACCATCAGTACTGGTAACTGCTAATTATCCTGGCGCAAATGCCGAGACCGTACTTCGTTCGGTAGCCCCGTCACTCGAAGAGTCTATCAACGGTGTCGAAAACATGAGCTATATGAGTTCAACAGCCAGTAATGATGGTACATTGGCTATTACAGTTTACTTTAAGTTGGGTACCGATCCTGATCAGGCCGCTGTAAACGTACAAAACCGTGTGGCACAGGCTACTAGTCAGCTGCCGACAGAGGTAGTACAGCAAGGTATTATTACTGCCAAACAACAAAATAGCTTTATTATGGCTATTGGTATGTATACCGAAGATGAGTCCAAATACGATCAAACTTTTATTGCCAACTATGCTCAAATCAATATTATACCCGAAATTAAAAGGATTCCGGGTGTTGGTTCGGCCAGTATATTTGGCGGTGTAAAGGATTACTCTATGCGTATATGGCTTAATCCAACTCAGATGGCTTCTTATCATATTACGCCTAACGAGGTAATGTCTGCTATACAAGATAAGAGTTTGGAAGCTGCACCGGGTCGTTTTGGTGAAAGAAGTAACGAGGTTTTTGAGTATGTTATTAAATATAAAGGCAAGCTTACAAAACCTGAAGAGTACGAAAACATTGCTATCCGCGCAAATGAAGATGGTTCTACACTACGTTTAAAAGATGTAGGCAGGGTAGAGTTTGGTGCATATTCTTATAACAGTCTTACCCGCCTGAATGGTAAAAAGGGTGTTGTTTTAGGTATTATACAATTAGCCGGTTCTAATGCCAACGAGATCCAGATTGAGATAAACAAGTTGATGGAAAAAGCGGCTAAGGACTTTCCACAAGGCGTTAAACACAATATTTTTTACAGTACAAAAGTTGCCTTAGATCAGTCAATTGAACAGGTACAGCACACACTTATTGAAGCATTTATTTTAGTGTTTATTGTTGTGTTTATCTTCCTTCAGGACTTTAGGTCGACCTTAATTCCTGCTATTGCAGTTCCTGTAGCCATTTTGGGTACATTCTTCTTTATGCAGTTGTTTGGGTTCTCTATTAACTTATTAACCTTGTTTGCCCTTGTTTTGGCCATTGGTATTGTGGTAGATGATGCCATTGTGGTGGTAGAGGCTGTGCACGCCAAGATGGAACATAAGCGAATTGGTGCAAAACAGGCTACTGCCGAAGCGATGCATGAAATTAGCGGTGCCATCGTATCAATTACCCTGGTAATGTCGGCCGTGTTTTTACCTGTAGGTTTCCTTGAGGGTTCAACCGGGGTATTTTACAGACAATTTGCCTTTACCATGGCAACAGCCATTATCATATCGGCTATTAATGCCTTAACCTTAAGTCCGGCATTGGCAGCATTGTTCTTAAAAGATAACCATGCAGGTCATTCAGATGAACCTAAAAAAGGATTTAAAGAAAAATTCTTTGCAGGCTTTAACAGAAGTTTTAACTCGATGACCGATAGGTATATAGGTGGTTTAAAATTCCTGATCAAGAACAAAGCTGTTAGTTTAATTGGTCTGGCAATTATTGTTTTAGCCACAGTGTGGATGGTACAAAAAACACCTACCGGATTTATACCAACAGAAGATCAGGGCTTTGTGGCCATTGCAGTAAATACACCATCGGGAACTTCGTTAGATGGAACTTCGAAAGTAATGAAACAAGCCGAGGCTGAGTTGGGTGCACTGGATGCATCAAGATTTGTTACCTCAATTACAGGGTTTAACTTGCTTACCTCATCAACAAGTCCATCATCGGCAGTTGTGTTTGTGTTGTTAAAACCAGCTAAAGAAAGAGGTAAAATACAGGATATTAATGAAATTATGAACCTTATACGAGGTAAACTAGGTGCCATAAGCGGTGGTAGTTTCTTCGTGTTCAGTTTCCCTACAGTTCCTGGTTTCAGTAACGTAGAGGCATTGGATCTTGTATTGCAGGATAAAACCGGTGGTAAGCTTGATAAGTTTAGCGGTATAGCTAATGGTTTTATTGGTGAATTAATGAAACGTAAGGAAATTGCTGTTGCATTTACCACATTTAAAGCTGATTACCCACAATTACAACTTGAGGTAAACGACGAGAAAGCAAACCAGCTTGGTGTAAATGTTCGTGATATTTTACAAACCATGCAGGCTTATTTTGGTAGTGCACAGGCATCAGATTTTAACCGTTTTGGTAAGTACTACCGTGTATTGGTTCAGGCTGATATTGCCGATAGGGCAGATCCAAGTGCTATTGACCGTGTATTTGTTAAAAACAAAAGCGGAGAGATGGTACCAATAAAAACATTGGTAAAATTAACCCGTGTTTATGGTTCTGAAACTGCATCACGTTATAATTTGTTCAACTCTATTCAGGTTAATGCCATTCCTAAACCAGGGTTTAGTTCCGGTGATGCAATTAATGCCATCCAGGAAGTTGCAAAAGAGCAATTGCCTGCCGGATATGGTTTTGAATTTTCTGGACAAACCAGAGAGGAGATCTCATCAAGCGGACAATCTACTATAGTATTTATTTTATGTTTGGTGTTTGTATATTTCTTACTGGCAGCCCAATATGAAAGCTATATTTTACCATTAGCGGTAATACTATCTATTCCAACAGGGGTATTAGGTGTGTTTTTTGTAATCGGTTTAACCGGTATCGAAAATAACATTTATGTACAGGTAGCACTGATTATGCTTATTGGTTTGCTCGCTAAAAATGCCATATTAATTGTGGAGTTTGCTGTGCAGCGCAGAAAAGCAGGTCTTACGTTGGTAAGTGCTGCAATTGAGGCTGCAAAGTTAAGGCTGCGTCCTATTCTAATGACATCATTAGCGTTTGTTGTAGGTTTGTTCCCAATGAGTATTGCTACAGGGCCATCGGCACAAGGTAACCACTCTATCAGTATTGGTGCAGCAGGAGGGATGGTTTCGGGAGTTGTTCTAGGATTATTCCTTATCCCGGTTCTCTTTGTTATTTTCCAGCACCTGCAGGAAAAGATATCAAGCAAACCTGCTATTATTAGTGATGCACAAGACACCAATGGTGTTAAGGTTAAACCAGAATCAGAAATTATCTATTCTTAA
- a CDS encoding class I SAM-dependent methyltransferase, with translation MKTDYSSKATNEEIKERFDNDVERFSNLNTGQQTTLDAPLTMELCTEAAKYIVPNATELLDIGCGAGNYTLKMLSKIPNLNCTLNDLSLPMLERAKQRVSAQTNGTVTTVQLDMKELDLQAEKYDIILAAATLHHLRTDEDWELVFSNFYKSLKPGGCLWISDLVTHDSEPLNSLFQKKYGNYLESLGGADFRQKVFDYIDYEDTPRSINYQLNLMQKVGFKDTEVLHKNLCFAAFGGVK, from the coding sequence ATGAAAACAGATTATTCCAGTAAAGCAACCAATGAAGAAATTAAAGAGAGATTTGATAACGATGTAGAACGTTTTTCGAACCTCAACACAGGTCAGCAAACAACTTTAGATGCACCACTAACCATGGAGCTTTGTACAGAGGCAGCAAAATATATTGTTCCCAATGCCACAGAGCTTTTAGATATTGGTTGTGGAGCCGGTAATTATACCCTAAAAATGCTTAGCAAGATCCCAAATCTGAATTGTACGCTAAATGATCTGAGCTTACCAATGCTAGAGCGGGCCAAACAAAGGGTATCAGCTCAAACTAACGGTACGGTAACTACCGTTCAGCTAGACATGAAGGAGCTTGATTTACAGGCAGAGAAATATGATATTATACTTGCAGCAGCCACTTTACATCATTTAAGAACAGACGAAGACTGGGAATTGGTTTTTTCTAACTTTTACAAATCTCTAAAACCAGGTGGCTGTTTATGGATCTCAGATTTAGTTACACACGATAGTGAACCATTAAATAGCTTATTTCAAAAAAAATACGGCAATTATCTGGAATCGTTAGGCGGTGCAGATTTTCGTCAGAAAGTGTTCGATTACATCGATTACGAGGATACCCCCAGATCAATAAACTATCAGCTTAATTTAATGCAAAAAGTTGGTTTTAAAGATACAGAGGTACTTCACAAAAATTTATGCTTTGCAGCATTCGGAGGGGTTAAATAA
- a CDS encoding murein L,D-transpeptidase catalytic domain family protein, producing the protein MMKCILGGVSMLALSLSLTIIDGGTPAKPLEQISVAKITTDSLYNSHVNNLYNEINLEYTGLSQAVFEKALTGYYNLKKSGKVSEDKSILSIADFDKNSTQKRLWIIDLDKKKLILNTWVAHGQRSGADKATRFSNSSDSFQSSIGFYLTAEVYRGQHGRSLRLDGMDEGFNSNARRRSIVVHGADYVSQGTINALGRLGRSQGCPAVPAELSNLVINTIEGKTVLFINVTDQRYTSRYLDEHMAAAFASNFDQQDTTSYQDSTLNI; encoded by the coding sequence ATGATGAAATGCATTTTGGGGGGAGTATCGATGTTAGCGCTCAGCCTTTCTTTAACAATTATTGATGGTGGAACACCTGCCAAGCCATTAGAGCAGATAAGTGTTGCCAAAATCACTACTGACAGTTTATATAACAGTCATGTAAACAATCTTTACAACGAAATAAATCTGGAGTATACAGGTTTAAGCCAGGCTGTTTTTGAAAAAGCACTAACCGGCTATTATAACCTAAAAAAGTCTGGTAAAGTTTCAGAAGATAAATCCATTCTTTCAATAGCTGATTTTGATAAAAACAGTACTCAGAAAAGACTTTGGATTATTGATCTGGATAAAAAGAAATTAATTTTAAATACCTGGGTTGCTCACGGACAACGTAGCGGAGCTGATAAAGCTACCCGTTTTTCGAACTCTAGCGATTCTTTTCAGAGTAGCATAGGCTTTTACCTTACTGCCGAGGTTTATCGCGGACAACATGGTCGTTCCCTGCGTCTGGATGGTATGGATGAGGGATTTAATTCTAATGCCCGCAGAAGATCTATTGTAGTGCATGGTGCTGACTATGTTAGCCAGGGTACTATTAATGCCTTAGGGAGGCTCGGACGCAGTCAGGGCTGCCCTGCCGTACCAGCTGAACTATCGAATCTGGTAATTAACACTATCGAGGGAAAAACGGTATTGTTTATAAACGTTACCGATCAGAGATATACGTCCAGATATCTTGATGAACATATGGCGGCGGCATTTGCCAGCAATTTTGATCAACAAGATACAACCAGCTATCAAGATTCTACACTGAATATTTAA
- a CDS encoding cupin domain-containing protein produces MIESGLFQIDDETPWEDLGNGIKRQVFGYNDQIMLVKAKFEVGAVGDLHEHHHTQVTYVDSGAFEMTIGAEVRIIRKGDGYYVPPHVLHGCVCLEAGILIDAFTPHREDFL; encoded by the coding sequence ATGATAGAAAGCGGTCTTTTTCAAATAGATGATGAAACCCCCTGGGAAGATTTGGGGAATGGAATTAAAAGACAGGTTTTTGGTTACAATGACCAAATTATGCTTGTAAAGGCAAAGTTTGAAGTTGGTGCGGTTGGCGATTTACATGAACACCATCATACGCAGGTAACTTATGTAGATAGCGGTGCATTTGAAATGACCATAGGGGCCGAGGTACGTATTATTAGAAAAGGCGATGGTTATTATGTACCACCCCATGTTCTTCATGGTTGTGTTTGCTTGGAAGCTGGTATTTTAATAGATGCATTTACGCCTCACAGAGAAGATTTTTTATAA
- a CDS encoding GNAT family N-acetyltransferase — MIDFDFTANYILEDEIALLRPLEEADIVHLLQFAHQPDIWRFSTQKGDTEVALKKYLELAIEARTAQKEYPFVIIDKRTNAYAGSSRFYDVKPNQHNLTLGYTWYGQQFHGTGLNKHCKYLLFDFAFGNGFERVEFAADTTNLRSVAAMKSIGCTEEGVLRSNIIRLDGSRRDTIVLSMLKDEWENNLRQKLENKL; from the coding sequence ATGATCGACTTTGATTTTACTGCAAACTATATTTTGGAAGATGAAATAGCGCTTCTAAGGCCTTTAGAGGAGGCTGATATAGTTCACTTATTGCAATTTGCCCATCAGCCTGATATATGGCGTTTTTCTACCCAAAAAGGCGATACGGAAGTTGCATTAAAAAAGTATCTGGAATTGGCTATTGAGGCAAGAACAGCTCAAAAAGAATATCCGTTTGTTATTATAGATAAAAGAACCAACGCTTATGCCGGATCATCAAGGTTTTACGATGTAAAGCCCAATCAGCATAATTTAACGCTGGGGTATACCTGGTATGGGCAGCAGTTTCATGGAACGGGCTTAAATAAGCACTGTAAGTATTTATTGTTTGATTTTGCTTTTGGCAATGGATTTGAACGTGTAGAATTTGCAGCAGATACTACCAATTTAAGAAGTGTTGCTGCCATGAAGAGTATTGGCTGCACTGAAGAGGGTGTTTTAAGAAGTAATATTATCCGCCTTGATGGCAGCAGAAGAGATACCATTGTTTTAAGCATGTTAAAAGATGAGTGGGAAAATAATTTAAGACAAAAACTTGAAAATAAATTATGA
- a CDS encoding efflux RND transporter periplasmic adaptor subunit, translated as MKSILIFSAMFLLACSNKTPQAAAPAPPALPVASVVSGTETTFQEYPASIEGSVNVEVRPQVSGTLEKVYVDEGAYVKAGQPIFKINDQPYRASLNNALAAQHSAEASLINAQLEVERLTSLVQNKVISDFQLKSAKATALVAKANIEQAKANVSTASINLGYTLIKAPVSGYIGRLIKKQGSLVAPVDAEALTQLSDVHDVHVYFALGEKDFVNFKDQYPGQTLSDKLKQLPAVSLILADDTEYGTKGRVDVIDGQFDKNTGAITVRAKFANPLGLLRSGNTGRIRLSLQHNNTLVVPQSATIEVQDKIFVYALADSNKVKKQAINVIGKTGTNYLVKDGVKAGDQIVLSGLDRLQEGAVIAPQKATDKVAKN; from the coding sequence ATGAAATCAATACTTATATTTTCCGCCATGTTTTTATTGGCTTGTTCCAATAAAACCCCTCAGGCTGCAGCACCTGCACCGCCTGCCTTACCTGTTGCCAGCGTTGTTTCTGGTACAGAAACTACATTTCAAGAGTACCCTGCATCTATCGAAGGTTCTGTAAATGTTGAAGTTAGACCACAAGTTAGTGGTACCTTAGAAAAAGTATATGTTGATGAAGGGGCTTATGTAAAAGCCGGACAGCCTATATTTAAAATAAACGATCAACCATACAGGGCTTCATTAAACAATGCCCTTGCAGCTCAGCATTCAGCCGAGGCAAGTTTAATAAACGCCCAGTTAGAGGTTGAACGCTTAACATCTCTGGTACAGAACAAAGTAATCTCAGATTTTCAATTAAAATCTGCTAAAGCTACTGCGCTTGTTGCCAAAGCAAATATTGAACAAGCTAAAGCAAATGTTTCAACTGCATCAATAAACTTAGGTTATACCTTAATTAAAGCCCCGGTTAGCGGTTACATTGGCAGGTTAATTAAAAAACAGGGAAGCCTTGTTGCACCTGTTGATGCTGAGGCGCTTACCCAATTATCTGATGTACACGATGTACACGTATATTTTGCACTTGGCGAAAAGGATTTTGTGAATTTTAAAGATCAATATCCAGGTCAAACCTTAAGCGATAAACTTAAACAGCTTCCTGCAGTTTCATTGATTTTAGCTGATGATACCGAATACGGTACCAAAGGAAGAGTTGATGTTATTGATGGCCAGTTTGATAAAAATACAGGTGCAATTACTGTTAGGGCAAAATTTGCTAACCCACTGGGCTTATTAAGATCTGGCAATACAGGTAGAATCCGTTTGAGTTTGCAACACAACAACACGCTTGTAGTTCCTCAGTCGGCAACTATTGAAGTGCAGGACAAAATATTTGTTTATGCCCTTGCCGACAGCAATAAAGTTAAAAAACAAGCGATTAACGTTATTGGCAAAACAGGTACCAACTATCTGGTAAAAGATGGTGTTAAAGCCGGTGATCAGATTGTGTTAAGCGGGTTAGACCGCCTGCAGGAAGGTGCAGTGATTGCACCACAGAAAGCAACAGATAAAGTTGCTAAAAACTAA